In Trichocoleus desertorum NBK24, the following are encoded in one genomic region:
- a CDS encoding lipid kinase, with protein MNQRALLLVNRQARRGQETLTQAIEALQDWGLDLVEESTADPQHLPDLIRSYRDRVDLVIVGGGDGTLNAVTEGLVDTQLPLGILPLGTANDLARTLCIPTDLTQACKIIAQGQVQRIDLGWVNGKYFFNVASLGLSVQITQQMTKEVKRRWGVFAYLTTAIRVVGQSRPFWAEIRCQGESIPVRTVQVAVGNGRHYGGGMTVVEDAAIDDNRLDLYSLEIQNWWQIIPLLPAMRSGQHIKSPRVRALAGKEFEVHTRRPRPINTDGEITTYTPATFRVVPKALSVLVPNSSPQPS; from the coding sequence ATGAATCAGCGCGCTCTATTACTAGTCAATCGTCAGGCTCGTCGGGGTCAGGAGACCCTTACCCAGGCAATTGAAGCCTTGCAGGACTGGGGTCTAGATTTAGTGGAGGAATCAACCGCTGATCCTCAGCATCTACCTGATTTGATTCGGAGCTATCGCGATCGCGTGGATCTAGTCATTGTAGGTGGGGGAGATGGCACTCTAAATGCCGTGACTGAAGGATTGGTTGACACTCAGTTACCGCTCGGAATTTTGCCCTTAGGCACCGCCAATGACTTAGCGCGGACGCTCTGCATCCCTACTGATCTGACTCAAGCTTGCAAAATCATTGCCCAAGGCCAAGTGCAACGAATCGATCTAGGTTGGGTGAATGGCAAGTACTTTTTTAACGTTGCGAGTCTTGGCCTCAGTGTGCAAATTACTCAGCAAATGACTAAAGAAGTGAAGCGCCGTTGGGGCGTATTTGCTTATTTGACGACTGCCATTCGGGTCGTGGGCCAGTCTCGACCCTTTTGGGCCGAAATTCGTTGTCAGGGAGAATCAATTCCGGTGAGAACGGTACAAGTTGCCGTGGGAAATGGTCGTCATTACGGCGGCGGCATGACTGTGGTTGAAGATGCCGCGATCGATGATAATCGGCTTGATTTGTATAGCTTAGAGATTCAGAATTGGTGGCAAATTATTCCCCTATTGCCAGCCATGCGGAGTGGGCAGCACATCAAGTCACCCAGGGTTCGAGCGCTAGCTGGGAAGGAATTTGAAGTGCATACTCGCAGACCGCGTCCGATTAATACCGATGGTGAAATTACCACCTACACGCCAGCTACTTTTCGGGTCGTTCCCAAGGCGCTATCAGTTTTGGTTCCCAACTCGTCGCCCCAACCAAGTTAA
- a CDS encoding EAL domain-containing protein, whose product MFPIDSSALSDSFKLIIQPHNPEVKQCLHDLGFRKLPNIPQLLYLAVTDQQLIEVCLQIGQTVSEESQLLSRCFFTRSPLNSEGLLVEFLHAQPLSALTASIKYSWFFEVLINQTLFFKYQPVFNLATGQVIAHECLARATGKNGDAFSGKQLVDAALSSRCIHEFDELARKTCLEAIANLETEQVFFINVLPNAIMQNPQALAQNFQQVFDLGLRPQQIVFELTEVEALLNCPELSELIPWIREQGFGIAVDDLCGNVAFDHYFTGFYPDLIKLDRQLVHGCSRQPLQQVLIKSLLHSAHELGISVLAEGLEDTADIEFCRGLGVDFGQGYGLGMPELTLHQQPLNWSALDLAETLPSDRSVSQVADSSSWFNLVGATSWEPKLIAPWERPEK is encoded by the coding sequence GTGTTCCCTATTGATTCCTCGGCTCTCTCCGATTCCTTTAAGCTGATCATTCAACCGCATAACCCAGAGGTGAAGCAGTGCCTGCACGACTTAGGTTTTCGGAAGCTTCCTAATATTCCTCAACTACTTTATTTGGCAGTTACCGATCAGCAGTTGATTGAGGTTTGCTTGCAGATTGGTCAAACTGTATCTGAAGAGAGCCAACTACTCTCTCGTTGTTTTTTTACGCGATCGCCTTTGAACTCGGAAGGCTTACTTGTTGAATTTCTCCATGCTCAGCCTCTTAGTGCTTTGACGGCATCGATTAAATACAGTTGGTTTTTTGAAGTTCTGATTAATCAAACTTTGTTCTTCAAATATCAACCTGTTTTTAACTTGGCTACTGGGCAGGTGATTGCTCATGAATGTTTAGCAAGAGCGACTGGCAAAAATGGAGATGCTTTTAGTGGCAAGCAGTTAGTAGATGCTGCGCTTTCTAGCCGCTGTATTCACGAATTTGATGAACTAGCACGCAAAACTTGTTTGGAAGCGATCGCAAATCTGGAGACTGAACAGGTTTTCTTTATTAATGTTTTGCCAAATGCGATCATGCAAAACCCACAAGCCTTAGCCCAGAACTTTCAACAAGTTTTTGATTTAGGCTTACGGCCTCAGCAAATTGTTTTTGAGCTAACAGAAGTAGAAGCTTTACTCAACTGCCCAGAACTCAGCGAATTAATTCCTTGGATTCGAGAGCAAGGGTTTGGAATTGCGGTAGATGATCTCTGCGGCAATGTAGCGTTTGATCACTACTTTACTGGGTTCTATCCAGATCTCATTAAACTCGATCGCCAACTGGTGCATGGCTGTAGTCGGCAACCACTCCAGCAAGTTTTAATTAAAAGTTTGCTGCATTCCGCCCATGAGCTAGGCATCTCTGTCTTGGCAGAAGGCTTGGAGGATACTGCCGATATCGAGTTCTGCCGTGGGTTAGGAGTGGACTTTGGGCAAGGCTATGGCTTGGGGATGCCAGAACTCACCTTGCATCAGCAGCCCCTCAATTGGTCAGCCCTCGATCTCGCAGAAACCCTACCTAGCGATCGCTCTGTGTCACAGGTGGCAGACTCTAGCTCCTGGTTTAACTTGGTTGGGGCGACGAGTTGGGAACCAAAACTGATAGCGCCTTGGGAACGACCCGAAAAGTAG